From a single Sphingobium lignivorans genomic region:
- a CDS encoding IclR family transcriptional regulator domain-containing protein, translated as MLDQSDPYSGQSDPSFMLSLARGLEVLRAFEGQASLSNADAARVTGLTRASAGRCLHTLVQLGYVREQGGRFFLTPGLLPLACGYLTSTPLASASQAIANGLRDRLQETVSVGTLDPRDPGRVIYIARAERNQIIAAPLMVGSTLPSHCTSMGRVLLAYLPASVRRGWIDSSVLEARTDRTVVDKGQLSGVLSEVAEQRWALVEGELEIGLRSLAVPVRDRDGAVVAALNIATFSDAHSRDDLIETVLPDLRAAAGQLERAI; from the coding sequence ATGCTGGACCAGAGTGACCCGTATTCGGGCCAGAGCGATCCCAGTTTCATGCTGTCCCTGGCTCGTGGACTTGAGGTGCTGCGTGCCTTCGAGGGGCAGGCTTCGTTGTCGAATGCCGACGCGGCGCGCGTCACCGGCCTCACCCGCGCGAGCGCCGGGCGTTGCCTGCACACGCTGGTTCAGCTCGGCTATGTCCGGGAGCAGGGCGGCCGTTTCTTTCTGACGCCGGGCCTCTTGCCGCTGGCCTGCGGCTATCTCACCTCGACGCCATTGGCGAGCGCCAGTCAGGCGATTGCCAATGGCCTTCGGGACCGGCTGCAGGAGACCGTCTCCGTGGGAACGCTGGACCCCCGGGACCCCGGCCGCGTGATCTACATCGCGCGCGCCGAACGAAACCAGATCATCGCGGCGCCCCTGATGGTCGGCAGCACCCTGCCGAGCCACTGCACGTCGATGGGGCGCGTGCTGCTCGCCTATCTTCCCGCCAGCGTGCGCAGGGGGTGGATCGATAGCTCGGTCCTTGAAGCGCGAACCGATCGGACGGTTGTGGACAAGGGCCAGCTCTCAGGCGTGCTGAGCGAGGTCGCCGAACAACGCTGGGCGCTGGTTGAGGGAGAGTTGGAGATAGGCTTGCGATCGCTCGCGGTTCCCGTGCGCGATCGGGACGGAGCCGTGGTCGCGGCCCTCAACATCGCCACCTTTTCCGACGCTCATTCGCGCGACGATCTCATCGAGACCGTCCTGCCGGACCTGCGAGCCGCCGCAGGGCAGCTCGAACGCGCCATCTGA
- a CDS encoding CoA transferase subunit A, giving the protein MSERKIFKDADEALAGIAFDGMTIMSGGFGLSGNPEHLIAGLLRSGVKDLTIISNNCGADGFGLWTLLNNSQIRKMISSYIGENKLFAELCLTGKLELELTPQGTLAERVRAGGAGIPAFYTRTGVGTVVAEGKPVETFEGALYVRETWLRADLAIVKAWKADPEGNLIYRKTARNFNPDMATAGKVTIAEVEEIVPAGTFDPDQVHTPGIYVNRIIQGPSYEKRIEFRTTREREGAAG; this is encoded by the coding sequence ATGTCAGAACGCAAGATATTCAAGGATGCCGATGAAGCGCTCGCCGGCATTGCCTTTGACGGCATGACGATCATGTCGGGCGGCTTCGGGCTCTCGGGAAATCCCGAGCATCTCATCGCCGGCCTCCTGCGCAGTGGCGTGAAGGATCTCACGATCATCTCGAACAATTGCGGGGCGGACGGCTTTGGCCTTTGGACACTGCTCAACAACAGCCAGATCAGGAAGATGATCTCATCCTATATTGGAGAGAACAAACTGTTCGCCGAGCTCTGCCTCACGGGGAAGCTGGAGCTCGAGCTCACCCCCCAGGGTACGCTTGCCGAGCGCGTCAGGGCAGGCGGTGCCGGCATTCCCGCTTTCTACACCAGGACGGGGGTCGGCACGGTCGTTGCCGAGGGGAAGCCGGTCGAGACGTTTGAAGGCGCCCTCTACGTGCGGGAGACCTGGCTGCGCGCCGACCTCGCGATCGTGAAGGCCTGGAAAGCCGATCCGGAAGGCAATCTCATTTATCGCAAGACCGCGCGGAACTTCAATCCGGACATGGCGACGGCCGGCAAGGTGACGATCGCAGAGGTCGAGGAGATCGTGCCCGCCGGAACCTTCGATCCTGACCAGGTGCATACGCCAGGCATTTATGTGAACCGGATCATCCAGGGCCCTTCCTATGAAAAGCGGATCGAATTCCGCACGACCCGCGAGCGTGAAGGAGCAGCCGGCTGA
- a CDS encoding 3-oxoacid CoA-transferase subunit B, with translation MAWTREEMAAQAARELQDGYYVNLGIGIPTLVANHVPTDIDVVLQSENGMLGIGPFPFEDDVDPDLINAGKQTVTALPTSSFFSSSASFAMIRGGHIDLAILGAMEVAGNGDLANWSVPGKMIKGMGGAMDLVAGVKRVVVVMSHIDKAGSPKIVPRCTLPLTGAGVVDAIISELGRFNLDRATESLIVQDIANGVSLEEIRQKTEIPVIG, from the coding sequence ATGGCGTGGACGCGCGAGGAAATGGCCGCTCAGGCGGCACGCGAGCTCCAGGATGGCTATTATGTCAATCTTGGGATCGGCATTCCGACCCTGGTCGCCAACCATGTGCCGACCGACATTGACGTGGTCCTGCAATCCGAGAACGGCATGCTGGGGATCGGGCCCTTCCCCTTCGAGGACGATGTCGACCCCGATCTCATCAACGCCGGCAAGCAGACGGTCACGGCCCTGCCCACGTCGAGCTTTTTCAGCTCGTCGGCGAGCTTCGCCATGATCCGCGGCGGCCATATCGACCTCGCGATCCTGGGCGCGATGGAAGTCGCCGGCAATGGCGATCTTGCCAACTGGTCGGTGCCGGGCAAGATGATCAAGGGCATGGGCGGGGCGATGGACCTTGTCGCCGGCGTGAAGCGCGTCGTGGTCGTCATGAGCCATATCGACAAGGCGGGAAGCCCCAAGATCGTTCCGCGCTGCACATTGCCACTGACGGGCGCCGGCGTCGTCGATGCGATCATCTCGGAACTCGGCCGGTTCAATCTGGACCGCGCGACCGAGAGCCTCATCGTTCAGGACATCGCCAACGGCGTCTCGCTGGAGGAAATCCGCCAGAAGACAGAGATTCCCGTCATCGGTTGA
- a CDS encoding protein-L-isoaspartate O-methyltransferase family protein, producing the protein MSEQNFQAMRRAMVESQLRTNDVNDPAIIEAILAEPREAYVPAERRAAAYTDRAVPLGNGRALNPALATARLLVEVAPRAGERVLLIGAATGYAAALLARLGCVVVAIEEDPVLAEQAARQLRDRPGITLHAGPLAAGWPEGAPYDLLFVDGAVEELSDALIQQLNVDGRAAFATAERGVTRLCAGARSAGGFGARAFADSEAVILPGFARPKAFTF; encoded by the coding sequence ATGAGCGAGCAGAATTTCCAGGCAATGCGCCGCGCGATGGTGGAAAGCCAGTTGCGCACGAACGACGTGAATGATCCGGCGATCATCGAGGCGATTCTCGCCGAGCCGCGTGAGGCTTATGTGCCGGCGGAACGCCGGGCCGCAGCCTATACCGACCGCGCCGTTCCACTGGGCAACGGCCGCGCCCTCAACCCCGCGCTGGCCACGGCCCGCCTGCTCGTGGAAGTGGCGCCCCGCGCGGGCGAGCGCGTGCTTCTGATCGGTGCGGCGACGGGCTATGCAGCGGCATTGCTGGCGCGGCTGGGCTGCGTCGTCGTGGCGATCGAGGAAGATCCGGTTCTGGCCGAGCAGGCCGCGCGGCAGCTGCGCGATCGCCCGGGCATTACCCTTCATGCCGGCCCGCTGGCCGCGGGATGGCCGGAAGGCGCGCCTTATGACCTGCTGTTCGTCGATGGCGCGGTGGAAGAGCTGAGCGATGCGCTGATCCAGCAGCTCAATGTGGACGGGCGCGCGGCCTTCGCAACTGCGGAACGCGGCGTCACGCGCCTTTGCGCCGGTGCGCGCTCGGCGGGCGGCTTTGGCGCGCGGGCATTCGCGGACAGCGAAGCGGTCATCCTGCCCGGTTTCGCCCGGCCCAAAGCCTTCACTTTCTGA
- a CDS encoding TolC family outer membrane protein — translation MPLRSTARLAILTALLGSTALPAGAETLQEALAAAYRDNPTLTATRAGQRATDENYNIQKANGLPSLSVETVYQENAYREIPNDFQPERTISATGRISAPIYSGGRVRNGMKSARTRIEAGQLDLRATELSIFSQVVAAYMDVIRGQSVVALSRNNVQVLEVNLRATNNRFQVGDLTRTDVAQSESRLSLARGDLKTAEAQLIEARERYINLVGHEPVDLQPPPALPGLPASPDTAVDIALANNPDLAAAEKLTEAAKYDVRVARGLRHPTVSAFTNSQYTTDLDSTPDATIQQYGKTVTVGASIVLPLYQGGGPAAQVRQSQAREQQAMEQRTAVERNIIAQTRSLFSSWQASNEVIASSRVAVDASALSLQGVRAENSVGTRTILDILNAEQESFIARVQLVTAERNAYVAAFSLLAAMGQISPTDFGVSSTDIQDPRTNYGRVKGKWFDWDDDPAPAPISSRTVDSTTQNATVTPEGTN, via the coding sequence ATGCCCCTTCGATCGACTGCGCGCCTCGCGATCCTGACGGCCCTGCTCGGAAGCACGGCCCTGCCGGCGGGCGCCGAGACGCTGCAGGAAGCGCTCGCCGCCGCCTATCGCGACAACCCGACGCTGACGGCGACGCGGGCCGGCCAGCGCGCGACGGACGAAAATTATAACATCCAGAAGGCGAACGGCCTCCCCAGCCTGAGCGTGGAGACCGTTTATCAGGAAAACGCCTATCGCGAGATTCCCAATGACTTCCAGCCCGAGCGCACGATCTCGGCGACGGGGCGCATTTCCGCGCCGATCTATTCGGGCGGCCGGGTGCGCAATGGCATGAAGAGCGCGCGCACCCGCATCGAGGCTGGGCAGCTCGACTTGCGGGCGACGGAGCTGAGCATCTTCAGCCAGGTCGTCGCAGCCTATATGGATGTCATCCGCGGCCAGTCGGTGGTGGCGCTCAGCCGCAACAACGTCCAGGTTCTGGAAGTGAACCTGCGGGCCACCAACAACCGCTTCCAGGTCGGCGATCTCACCCGGACGGACGTTGCCCAGTCCGAATCCCGCCTGTCGCTGGCGCGCGGCGATCTCAAGACGGCCGAAGCGCAGCTCATCGAGGCGCGCGAACGCTACATCAATCTCGTCGGGCACGAGCCGGTTGACCTCCAGCCGCCGCCCGCGCTTCCGGGCCTGCCGGCGAGCCCGGACACCGCGGTCGATATCGCGCTTGCGAACAATCCCGATCTCGCGGCGGCGGAGAAGCTGACCGAGGCGGCGAAATATGACGTGCGCGTCGCGCGCGGGCTGCGTCACCCGACCGTCTCGGCCTTCACCAACAGCCAGTACACGACTGACCTCGACTCCACGCCGGATGCGACGATTCAGCAATATGGCAAGACCGTCACGGTCGGCGCCTCGATCGTCCTGCCGCTTTATCAGGGCGGCGGGCCGGCCGCGCAGGTTCGCCAGAGCCAGGCCCGCGAGCAACAGGCGATGGAGCAGCGGACTGCCGTCGAGCGCAATATCATTGCCCAGACGCGTTCGCTCTTCTCGAGCTGGCAGGCCAGCAACGAAGTGATCGCGTCGAGCCGCGTGGCGGTGGATGCGAGCGCCTTGTCCCTCCAGGGCGTCCGCGCGGAGAACAGCGTCGGCACCCGGACCATTCTCGACATCCTCAATGCCGAGCAGGAAAGCTTCATCGCGCGCGTCCAGCTCGTGACGGCGGAACGCAATGCCTATGTGGCGGCTTTCTCGCTCCTCGCGGCGATGGGCCAGATCAGCCCCACGGATTTCGGGGTCAGCAGCACGGACATCCAGGACCCCCGGACCAATTATGGCCGGGTCAAGGGCAAGTGGTTCGACTGGGATGACGATCCGGCGCCGGCGCCGATTTCGTCGCGCACGGTTGACTCGACGACGCAAAACGCGACAGTAACGCCCGAGGGAACCAACTGA
- a CDS encoding DUF2497 domain-containing protein, with translation MEEILSSIKRIIAEEDGAAQAPRAPRRAAPASTAAVPASLVTDDHILELTDALPGETHAGPAQEEPAMTPPAKPESKSARAEAPKAEARTAKPRNSAAPAASGPVPGVMSDMSTQAARESLVNLSRLLIRPEDGPAGTLEDLVREMLRPMLKDWLDAHLPGLVETLVKREIDRITGRV, from the coding sequence ATGGAAGAAATTCTGTCTTCCATCAAGCGGATCATCGCCGAGGAGGATGGCGCCGCGCAGGCGCCCCGCGCCCCCCGTCGTGCTGCCCCGGCCAGCACCGCCGCAGTCCCGGCCAGCCTGGTCACCGACGATCATATCCTGGAGCTTACCGATGCCTTGCCCGGTGAGACGCACGCCGGCCCAGCGCAGGAGGAGCCCGCGATGACCCCGCCAGCCAAGCCAGAGAGCAAGTCCGCCCGGGCCGAAGCGCCGAAGGCCGAAGCCAGGACGGCAAAGCCGCGGAACAGCGCCGCCCCCGCCGCCTCCGGCCCCGTCCCGGGCGTCATGTCGGACATGAGCACGCAGGCCGCGCGCGAATCCCTCGTCAATCTGTCCCGGCTGCTGATCCGTCCCGAGGATGGGCCGGCGGGCACGCTGGAGGATCTGGTCCGCGAGATGCTGCGCCCGATGCTCAAGGACTGGCTGGACGCGCATCTGCCCGGGCTGGTCGAAACGCTCGTCAAGCGCGAGATCGACCGCATCACTGGCCGAGTATGA
- a CDS encoding valine--tRNA ligase, which produces MTELAKTFDPAAIEAKWYQHWETSGQFRPARPDAQPFTIVNPPPNVTGSLHIGHALDNTLQDIMVRYERLRGKDALWVVGTDHAGIATQMVVERQLNAKGEKRTDYTREEFVEKVWDWKAESGGTITGQLRRLGCSMDWSREQFTMDPHFTRAVVKVFVDLHKEGLIYRDKRLVNWDPGLKTAISDLEVETREVLGKFWHFRYPLADGSGAISVATTRPETMLADMAVAVNPDDERYRMWVGKYVKLPITGRLIPIVADEHADPALGSGAVKITPGHDFNDFEVGKRAGIAPADMLNMLDAEGHVCQTADGLIPEELIGHDRFEARWRVLGMMEEAGLLERTEDRTIQTPYGDRSGVVIEPWLTDQWYVDAATLAKPAIEAVRSGAIEIVPKTWEKTYFNWMENIQPWCVSRQLWWGHRIPAWFGFSREWLAQNATKTYREIASEIFSGAAPDQIVFVAETEQAAIKQAEQYYGPDYQVVTHQGEEGEPLTLKDPGKPALSIYRDPDVLDTWFSSALWPFATLGWPDQEPSPLQGRGLGEGRAEASPTLLAKHYPNDLLISGFDILFFWDARMAMQGIHFMKDVPWRRLYLHGLVRAADGQKMSKSKGNVVDPLGLIDQYGADALRFFMAAMESQGRDVKMDEKRVEGYRNFATKLWNAVRFAQANGIVASTSVAAPAATLAVNKWIIGEVVGTLAELDKALADLRFDAAANAIYHFVWDQFCDWYLELIKAQIDEETRAVAGWVIDQILVMLHPFMPFITEELWHAQGERSHDLIVAQWPAPQAEIDPQASAEIDWLIRLVSEVRGARAELGVPPGARLPAIVNEASAETRARIERTAPPLARLARIENWAFDGAASGGAAQIVVDEATFILPLEGVIDIAAEKARLTKSLQAAQKEAKSLEGRLANPAFVEKAKPEAVEKARADHADKIAEAQRLEAALARLG; this is translated from the coding sequence ATGACCGAGCTTGCCAAGACATTCGATCCCGCCGCCATCGAGGCGAAATGGTATCAGCACTGGGAGACGAGCGGCCAGTTCCGCCCCGCCCGCCCGGACGCGCAGCCCTTCACGATCGTCAACCCGCCGCCGAACGTGACCGGCAGCCTGCACATCGGCCATGCGCTGGACAATACGCTGCAGGACATCATGGTCCGCTACGAGCGGCTGCGCGGCAAGGATGCGCTGTGGGTGGTCGGCACCGATCATGCCGGCATCGCCACGCAGATGGTGGTCGAGCGGCAGCTGAACGCCAAGGGCGAGAAGCGCACGGACTACACGCGCGAGGAGTTCGTCGAGAAGGTGTGGGACTGGAAGGCGGAGAGCGGCGGCACCATCACCGGTCAGCTCCGGCGCCTCGGTTGCTCCATGGACTGGAGCCGCGAGCAGTTCACCATGGACCCGCATTTCACTAGGGCGGTGGTGAAAGTGTTCGTGGACCTCCACAAGGAGGGCCTCATCTACCGCGACAAGAGGCTGGTGAACTGGGACCCGGGCCTCAAGACGGCGATCAGCGATCTGGAAGTCGAGACCCGCGAGGTGCTCGGCAAGTTCTGGCATTTCCGCTATCCGCTGGCGGATGGCTCGGGCGCCATTTCCGTCGCCACCACGCGGCCCGAGACGATGCTGGCGGACATGGCTGTTGCCGTGAACCCGGACGATGAGCGCTATCGCATGTGGGTGGGCAAATATGTGAAGCTGCCGATTACCGGCCGCCTCATCCCCATCGTCGCGGACGAGCATGCCGATCCGGCACTGGGTTCGGGCGCGGTCAAGATCACGCCCGGGCATGACTTCAACGATTTCGAGGTCGGCAAGCGCGCGGGCATCGCGCCCGCCGACATGCTCAACATGCTCGATGCCGAGGGCCACGTCTGCCAGACGGCGGACGGGCTGATCCCCGAGGAACTGATCGGCCATGATCGCTTCGAGGCGCGCTGGCGCGTCCTCGGGATGATGGAGGAAGCCGGCCTGCTCGAGCGGACCGAGGACCGCACCATCCAGACGCCTTATGGCGACCGCTCCGGTGTCGTCATCGAACCCTGGCTGACCGACCAGTGGTATGTCGACGCGGCGACGCTGGCCAAGCCCGCCATCGAGGCCGTGCGCTCGGGCGCCATCGAGATCGTGCCGAAGACGTGGGAAAAGACCTATTTCAACTGGATGGAGAACATCCAGCCCTGGTGCGTCTCCCGCCAGCTCTGGTGGGGCCACCGGATCCCGGCTTGGTTTGGCTTTTCAAGGGAATGGCTGGCTCAGAACGCCACCAAAACATACCGGGAAATAGCATCGGAGATCTTCAGCGGTGCGGCTCCTGATCAAATTGTATTTGTAGCGGAGACCGAACAAGCTGCGATCAAGCAGGCAGAGCAATATTACGGACCAGACTATCAAGTCGTTACTCATCAAGGCGAAGAAGGCGAACCGCTCACTCTTAAAGACCCGGGAAAGCCCGCCCTCTCGATCTACCGCGACCCCGACGTCCTCGACACGTGGTTCTCCTCTGCCCTCTGGCCCTTCGCCACGCTGGGCTGGCCGGACCAAGAGCCCTCTCCCCTTCAGGGGAGAGGGTTGGGAGAGGGGCGCGCAGAGGCCTCCCCGACCCTGCTTGCCAAGCATTACCCCAACGACCTCCTGATCTCCGGCTTCGACATCCTGTTCTTCTGGGATGCGCGCATGGCGATGCAGGGCATCCATTTCATGAAGGATGTGCCCTGGCGCCGCCTCTATCTCCACGGCCTCGTGCGCGCCGCGGACGGCCAGAAAATGTCCAAGTCCAAGGGCAATGTGGTCGATCCGCTCGGCCTCATCGATCAATATGGCGCGGACGCGCTGCGCTTCTTCATGGCCGCCATGGAGAGCCAGGGCCGCGACGTGAAGATGGATGAGAAGCGCGTCGAGGGCTATCGCAACTTCGCCACCAAGCTGTGGAACGCGGTGCGCTTCGCGCAGGCCAACGGCATCGTCGCCAGCACCAGCGTCGCCGCGCCCGCCGCCACGCTCGCGGTCAACAAGTGGATCATCGGCGAAGTCGTCGGCACGCTCGCCGAGCTGGACAAGGCGCTCGCGGACCTGCGCTTCGACGCCGCCGCCAACGCCATTTATCATTTCGTCTGGGACCAGTTCTGCGACTGGTATCTGGAGCTCATCAAGGCCCAGATCGACGAGGAGACCAGGGCCGTCGCCGGCTGGGTGATCGACCAGATCCTCGTCATGCTCCACCCCTTCATGCCGTTCATCACCGAGGAACTCTGGCATGCGCAGGGCGAGCGCTCGCACGACCTCATCGTCGCGCAATGGCCCGCGCCGCAGGCGGAGATCGATCCGCAGGCCAGCGCCGAGATCGACTGGCTGATCCGGCTGGTGAGCGAGGTGCGCGGCGCCCGCGCCGAGCTGGGCGTGCCGCCCGGCGCCCGGCTCCCCGCCATCGTTAACGAGGCCAGCGCGGAGACGCGCGCGCGCATCGAGCGCACGGCCCCGCCCCTTGCCCGTCTCGCCCGCATCGAGAACTGGGCCTTCGACGGCGCGGCGAGCGGCGGTGCGGCGCAGATCGTCGTCGACGAAGCGACCTTCATCCTGCCGCTTGAAGGCGTGATCGACATCGCCGCCGAGAAGGCTAGGTTGACAAAGTCCCTTCAGGCCGCGCAGAAGGAAGCCAAGTCGCTGGAAGGACGCCTCGCCAACCCCGCTTTCGTCGAAAAGGCGAAACCCGAGGCCGTCGAGAAAGCGCGTGCCGACCATGCCGACAAGATCGCGGAAGCGCAGAGACTGGAGGCTGCGCTGGCGCGACTTGGATAA